The Chlorobaculum sp. MV4-Y genome contains the following window.
AAGGAGGACCTCGAACTCTCCACCTTCCGCAGCGGCGGCAAGGGCGGCCAGAACGTCAACAAGGTCGAAACCGCCGTGCGCATCAAGCACATTCCGACCGGCATCGTGGTGGGCTGTCAGGAGGAGCGTTCGCAGCTCCAGAACCGTGAACGCGCGATGAAGATGCTCATGGCGCAGCTCTACCAGCGCAGGCGCGAAGAGGAGGAGGCCCAAAAGCGGGAGATCGAGGGCAAGAAAAAGAAGATCGAGTGGGGCAGCCAGATTCGCAGCTACGTGCTCGACGACCGCCGCATCAAGGATCACCGCACCAACTACGAGCGCTTCGACGTCGAAAACGTGCTCGACGGCGACATCGACGACTACATCCAGCGCTACCTTTCCGAATTCGGCGACGCATAAGCGAAGATGCCATGAGCGAGATGGACAACAAGACACTCTGGTTTGGCATCGTCACCGACATTCACTACAACCCCGAAACCGAGACCGGCAACTCAACAGAAACCGGTCTCGCTCGGGGCATCGAGCAGTGGATGCAGGAGGGTGCAGAGTTCGTCATCCAGCTCGGCGACCTCATCAGCCGCGAAGGCCCCGAAGCCGAGGCCGACCTCATCGCCGTGCGCGACATGCTCGCCCGCTTCCCCGGCAAGGTCTATCACATTGCAGGCAACCACTGCCTCACCGTATCGCCGGAACGCTACAAAGCGATCATGGGCCTCGAAAGCCTCTACTACACCTTTGCCCAGCACGGCACCCGCTTCATCGCGCTTGACGGCATGGAGGTTTCAGCCGTCAACGAACCCCAAACTGAAGCCGACCGCCACCTGCTCGAATACTACCGTGACGCCGTCAAAGCCCCCTTCTACTGCGGAGCCATCGGCGCGCGCCAGCTCGAATGGCTCGTGAACGAACTCGACCTCGCGCTGAAAAACGAAGAGCCAGTCATCATCCTCAGCCATTTGCCGTTGCTCGAAGAGACCACCGACGAAAAACACGGCCTGTTATGGAACCACGAAGAGGTCGTCGCGATTTTGTCGCGCTATCCAAATGTACGCGCAGTTTTGAGCGGGCACTATCACTCCGCCAAGCAGGCAGTGCGGGGTGGAGTGCAGTTTGTGGTGTTGGCGGCCTTTGGAGACAAAGGGGAATGTCATAACAAATACTGCCTCATAATGGAGCTGTCAGGACACAGGCTTGTGATCCGGTCATCAGCAGGGCAGGTTCTGCTCGACGTTGACATTGCATAGCACATAGAGTCAGCCGAGCCATTATCGACCGGCTGACTCCAAAACAATCTTGCCGCTCATTCCGCCCGTTCGAGCACTTCGGCAATGCGCTTTGCCGCTGCGCCGTCCCATTTTTCGGGAATCAGGGTCTTTTCCGACGGTTTGCCAGAGAGGATGACCGAGGCGCGGTCGAGAATCTCCTGTTCGTCGGAGGCGATCAGCACGTTGGTGCCGAGTTCGACGGTCGAGGGGCGAGCGGTGCTCTGACGCAGGGTAAGGCAGGGCACGTTCATCACAGTCAGCTCGGCCTCGAATTCGGCGCTGTCAGTGAGCACGAACGCCGACTCCTTGAGCAGGCGCAAAAGGTCGATGTAGCCCGGCATGTCGATCATCCGGAGACCCGAAACGCCGCCGAGCGCATCTGCGGGCGACGGGCTTCCCGGAAGCAGCACGGTCGAGGTGGCGGCAAGCGATTCGAGCACTTTGCTGAAGAGATCGCGATTTTCGGAAGGTTCCGGCTTGAGCAGGACGGTGACAAACTTTTTCGGAGCAAGCGAGAGCGTTTCGAGCACGGCGGATTCGTTGGCCTTCGCCATAAGCGTCACGAGGCTGTCGATGGCCGTGTTGCCGACGAAAAGGATGCGCTCGTCGGCGAAGCCTTCGTTCATGAGGTTGTAGATGCCGCTGTGCTCGCTGACGAAATGGAGCGCCGCGACCGAGTCGATGACGAGTCGACTCAGCTCCTCGGGGTCGGCGCGGTCGTAACTACGCAGACCAGCGTCGAGGCTGACCACCGGGATACCCATTTTCGCGGCGGCAAGCGCACCGGCGAGGCTGGCGCTGTCGTGGCCGCCGGGCACGACGAAGACTGGTTCAAGTTCGCTAAGCACACGCTCTAACGCAAGCATAAGCGACGCGGTCTCGACAACCGGCGTGCATGGCTCCAGCTCGATGGTGCGGAGTTCATCCGACAAGCCGAATGCCGAGGCAAGCACGTCGTGTTCGGCGCGGCTGCCTGGCGTGAGCGCGCGAACGAGCACCGGCTCGAAAACGCCCTTTTTTCTGAAGACACTGACAAACGGGGCGACATGGAGAAACGCCGCGCGATCCTGGGCAATCAAGACTATTTTTTTCACAGAGGAGACCGGAAAGCTTTATTACATTGACAAATTGAACGATAACCTTCGGAGCAAACCCGAACCAGCCGCATGAAAACAAGACGATCGATAGCGATAGCCGCATGGTGCCTGCTGCCTGTGGCCCTATGGGTAACCTCCCTGCCGGATAATACGCTCTCTGCGGAAAATAAGAAAACAATCCTCGAACACGCCGACCAGATCGAAGGCGGTGAAAAAACCGGCCCATCCGGCACGGCAATTCCTTACCGGTCGGCGGTCGGCAATATCAAGTTTCTGCACGGAGAGACGACGCTGGAGTGCGACCGGGCGACCGACTGGCCCGACAGCGAGCGTATTGATCTCGAAGGACATATCATCATCAAAGACAAAAACGTCGAAACCCGGGCTGATCGCGGCGTTTACCACACCGACAGCGAAACCGGCGAACTGTCGGGCAACGTCCGGGGGCGGGTGATCGGCGACAGCCTGACGACAAAATCGGGACGGGCGGCGTTCGACCAGCACAAAAATGAACTCTGGCTTTTCGACGATGCCGTGGCCTGGCAACTCGGCAGGCAGCTCAGTGGAGACTCGATCCGGGTTCATGTCCATGAGGTCGCTGGAAAAAAGAAGGTGGATGAAATCCAGGTGTTCGGCCACGCTTTTCTTGCTGTC
Protein-coding sequences here:
- a CDS encoding metallophosphoesterase, coding for MSEMDNKTLWFGIVTDIHYNPETETGNSTETGLARGIEQWMQEGAEFVIQLGDLISREGPEAEADLIAVRDMLARFPGKVYHIAGNHCLTVSPERYKAIMGLESLYYTFAQHGTRFIALDGMEVSAVNEPQTEADRHLLEYYRDAVKAPFYCGAIGARQLEWLVNELDLALKNEEPVIILSHLPLLEETTDEKHGLLWNHEEVVAILSRYPNVRAVLSGHYHSAKQAVRGGVQFVVLAAFGDKGECHNKYCLIMELSGHRLVIRSSAGQVLLDVDIA
- a CDS encoding UDP-N-acetylglucosamine 2-epimerase; this translates as MKKIVLIAQDRAAFLHVAPFVSVFRKKGVFEPVLVRALTPGSRAEHDVLASAFGLSDELRTIELEPCTPVVETASLMLALERVLSELEPVFVVPGGHDSASLAGALAAAKMGIPVVSLDAGLRSYDRADPEELSRLVIDSVAALHFVSEHSGIYNLMNEGFADERILFVGNTAIDSLVTLMAKANESAVLETLSLAPKKFVTVLLKPEPSENRDLFSKVLESLAATSTVLLPGSPSPADALGGVSGLRMIDMPGYIDLLRLLKESAFVLTDSAEFEAELTVMNVPCLTLRQSTARPSTVELGTNVLIASDEQEILDRASVILSGKPSEKTLIPEKWDGAAAKRIAEVLERAE